The following coding sequences are from one Oncorhynchus kisutch isolate 150728-3 linkage group LG23, Okis_V2, whole genome shotgun sequence window:
- the LOC109868031 gene encoding RILP-like protein 1 isoform X1 translates to MEEFGSALEKNVADLTVMDVYDIAAVVGQEFERIIDQYGCEALSRLMPKVVRVLEILEVMVSRNSISPETEELRLELDKLRLDRMDRLEKEKKHKKELELVEDVWRGEAQDLLSQIAQLQEENKTLLTNMSIKDPMSEEDLQRHEGMSERERQVMKKLKEVVDKQRDEIRAKDRELTLKNEDVEALQQQQSRLMKINHDLRHKISVVEAQGKALIEQKVELEAGAQARVQEMGALRQEVTRLRERLQGDTPQGLEEPPLQPPSPAQPGSPCSSEVGAQGVGWPEPDRHYHPELMLGGYDPAPRLPSLDDDDEDVEEEAVLLWEAMCDEDTPALFQHFTKEALCDEEGGGLDQKDPNRPRFTLQELRDVLHERNELKAKVFMLQEEIAYYKSEEAEDETGPPTPSPSPEQLRARPRPNAQPESGIKRLFSFFSRDKRRNSQRNAQFEDSFSSWAGKDEVYTEQAQEALQHI, encoded by the exons aTGGAAGAGTTTGGGTCAGCGTTGGAGAAGAATGTGGCCGATTTAACGGTTATGGACGTGTATGACATAGCCGCGGTGGTGGGCCAGGAGTTTGAGCGGATCATTGATCAGTATGGATGCGAGGCTCTGTCCAGGCTCATGCCAAAAGTGGTGCGGGTGCTGGAGATCCTGGAGGTGATGGTCAGTAGGAACAGCATCAGCCCGGAGACAGAGGAGTTGAGGCTGGAACTGGACAAACTACGGCTGGACCGGATGGACCGgctggagaaagagaagaaacatAAGAAG gaGCTGGAGCTGGTAGAGGATGTATGGAGAGGGGAGGCCCAGGACCTGTTGTCTCAGATCGCTCAGCTTCAGGAAGAGAACAAAACACTCCTTACGAACATGTCCATCAAAGACCCTATGAGTGAAGAGGACCTGCAGAGGCACGAAG GTATGTCGGAGCGGGAGCGCCAGGTGATGAAGAAGCTGAAGGAGGTGGTGGACAAGCAGAGAGACGAGATCCGAGCCAAAGACCGTGAGCTAACGCTCAAGAACGAGGATGTTGAGGCA CTCCAGCAGCAGCAGTCTCGTCTGATGAAGATCAACCATGACCTGCGCCACAAGATCTCCGTGGTGGAAGCTCAGGGGAAAGCCCTCATCGAGCAGAAG GTGGAACTGGAGGCGGGAGCTCAGGCACGGGTACAGGAAATGGGAGCACTTCGGCAGGAAGTGACACGTTTAAGGGAGCGCCTGCAAGGAGACACGCCTCAGGGTTTAGAGGAGCCTCCTCTCCAGCCCCCTTCCCCCGCACAG CCTGGTAGCCCCTGCTCCTCAGAGGTGGGGGCTCAGGGTGTGGGCTGGCCAGAACCAGACAGACACTACCACCCTGAGCTGATGTTGGGGGGGTACGATCCGGCCCCGCGCCTCCCGTCCCTGGATGACGATGATGAGGATGTAGAGGAAGAGGCAGTGTTGCTATGG GAGGCGATGTGTGATGAGGACACACCTGCTCTGTTCCAACACTTTACCAAG GAGGCGCTATGTGATGAGGAGGGGGGAGGCCTGGACCAGAAGGATCCCAACAGGCCCCGGTTCACACTGCAGGAGCTGAGAGACGTTCTGCACGAGAGAAACGAGCTCAAGGCCAAAGTGTTCATGCTGCAGGAGGAGATCGCCTACTACAAAAG tgaagAGGCGGAGGACGAGACCGGCCCCCCTACTCCTTCCCCTTCTCCCGAACAACTGAGGGCGCGGCCCCGACCCAACGCACAGCCCGAGTCAGGAATCAAACGCCT gtTTAGCTTCTTCTCTCGCGACAAGAGGCGGAACTCCCAGCGGAATGCACAGTTTGAAGACAGCTTCAGCTCGTGGGCGGGAAAGGATGAGGTGTACACCGAACAGGCCCAGGAGGCTTTGCAGCACATATAG
- the LOC109868031 gene encoding RILP-like protein 1 isoform X5, with product MEEFGSALEKNVADLTVMDVYDIAAVVGQEFERIIDQYGCEALSRLMPKVVRVLEILEVMVSRNSISPETEELRLELDKLRLDRMDRLEKEKKHKKELELVEDVWRGEAQDLLSQIAQLQEENKTLLTNMSIKDPMSEEDLQRHEGMSERERQVMKKLKEVVDKQRDEIRAKDRELTLKNEDVEALQQQQSRLMKINHDLRHKISVVEAQGKALIEQKVELEAGAQARVQEMGALRQEVTRLRERLQGDTPQGLEEPPLQPPSPAQEALCDEEGGGLDQKDPNRPRFTLQELRDVLHERNELKAKVFMLQEEIAYYKSEEAEDETGPPTPSPSPEQLRARPRPNAQPESGIKRLFSFFSRDKRRNSQRNAQFEDSFSSWAGKDEVYTEQAQEALQHI from the exons aTGGAAGAGTTTGGGTCAGCGTTGGAGAAGAATGTGGCCGATTTAACGGTTATGGACGTGTATGACATAGCCGCGGTGGTGGGCCAGGAGTTTGAGCGGATCATTGATCAGTATGGATGCGAGGCTCTGTCCAGGCTCATGCCAAAAGTGGTGCGGGTGCTGGAGATCCTGGAGGTGATGGTCAGTAGGAACAGCATCAGCCCGGAGACAGAGGAGTTGAGGCTGGAACTGGACAAACTACGGCTGGACCGGATGGACCGgctggagaaagagaagaaacatAAGAAG gaGCTGGAGCTGGTAGAGGATGTATGGAGAGGGGAGGCCCAGGACCTGTTGTCTCAGATCGCTCAGCTTCAGGAAGAGAACAAAACACTCCTTACGAACATGTCCATCAAAGACCCTATGAGTGAAGAGGACCTGCAGAGGCACGAAG GTATGTCGGAGCGGGAGCGCCAGGTGATGAAGAAGCTGAAGGAGGTGGTGGACAAGCAGAGAGACGAGATCCGAGCCAAAGACCGTGAGCTAACGCTCAAGAACGAGGATGTTGAGGCA CTCCAGCAGCAGCAGTCTCGTCTGATGAAGATCAACCATGACCTGCGCCACAAGATCTCCGTGGTGGAAGCTCAGGGGAAAGCCCTCATCGAGCAGAAG GTGGAACTGGAGGCGGGAGCTCAGGCACGGGTACAGGAAATGGGAGCACTTCGGCAGGAAGTGACACGTTTAAGGGAGCGCCTGCAAGGAGACACGCCTCAGGGTTTAGAGGAGCCTCCTCTCCAGCCCCCTTCCCCCGCACAG GAGGCGCTATGTGATGAGGAGGGGGGAGGCCTGGACCAGAAGGATCCCAACAGGCCCCGGTTCACACTGCAGGAGCTGAGAGACGTTCTGCACGAGAGAAACGAGCTCAAGGCCAAAGTGTTCATGCTGCAGGAGGAGATCGCCTACTACAAAAG tgaagAGGCGGAGGACGAGACCGGCCCCCCTACTCCTTCCCCTTCTCCCGAACAACTGAGGGCGCGGCCCCGACCCAACGCACAGCCCGAGTCAGGAATCAAACGCCT gtTTAGCTTCTTCTCTCGCGACAAGAGGCGGAACTCCCAGCGGAATGCACAGTTTGAAGACAGCTTCAGCTCGTGGGCGGGAAAGGATGAGGTGTACACCGAACAGGCCCAGGAGGCTTTGCAGCACATATAG
- the LOC109868031 gene encoding RILP-like protein 1 isoform X3: protein MEEFGSALEKNVADLTVMDVYDIAAVVGQEFERIIDQYGCEALSRLMPKVVRVLEILEVMVSRNSISPETEELRLELDKLRLDRMDRLEKEKKHKKELELVEDVWRGEAQDLLSQIAQLQEENKTLLTNMSIKDPMSEEDLQRHEGMSERERQVMKKLKEVVDKQRDEIRAKDRELTLKNEDVEALQQQQSRLMKINHDLRHKISVVEAQGKALIEQKVELEAGAQARVQEMGALRQEVTRLRERLQGDTPQGLEEPPLQPPSPAQPGSPCSSEVGAQGVGWPEPDRHYHPELMLGGYDPAPRLPSLDDDDEDVEEEAVLLWEALCDEEGGGLDQKDPNRPRFTLQELRDVLHERNELKAKVFMLQEEIAYYKSEEAEDETGPPTPSPSPEQLRARPRPNAQPESGIKRLFSFFSRDKRRNSQRNAQFEDSFSSWAGKDEVYTEQAQEALQHI from the exons aTGGAAGAGTTTGGGTCAGCGTTGGAGAAGAATGTGGCCGATTTAACGGTTATGGACGTGTATGACATAGCCGCGGTGGTGGGCCAGGAGTTTGAGCGGATCATTGATCAGTATGGATGCGAGGCTCTGTCCAGGCTCATGCCAAAAGTGGTGCGGGTGCTGGAGATCCTGGAGGTGATGGTCAGTAGGAACAGCATCAGCCCGGAGACAGAGGAGTTGAGGCTGGAACTGGACAAACTACGGCTGGACCGGATGGACCGgctggagaaagagaagaaacatAAGAAG gaGCTGGAGCTGGTAGAGGATGTATGGAGAGGGGAGGCCCAGGACCTGTTGTCTCAGATCGCTCAGCTTCAGGAAGAGAACAAAACACTCCTTACGAACATGTCCATCAAAGACCCTATGAGTGAAGAGGACCTGCAGAGGCACGAAG GTATGTCGGAGCGGGAGCGCCAGGTGATGAAGAAGCTGAAGGAGGTGGTGGACAAGCAGAGAGACGAGATCCGAGCCAAAGACCGTGAGCTAACGCTCAAGAACGAGGATGTTGAGGCA CTCCAGCAGCAGCAGTCTCGTCTGATGAAGATCAACCATGACCTGCGCCACAAGATCTCCGTGGTGGAAGCTCAGGGGAAAGCCCTCATCGAGCAGAAG GTGGAACTGGAGGCGGGAGCTCAGGCACGGGTACAGGAAATGGGAGCACTTCGGCAGGAAGTGACACGTTTAAGGGAGCGCCTGCAAGGAGACACGCCTCAGGGTTTAGAGGAGCCTCCTCTCCAGCCCCCTTCCCCCGCACAG CCTGGTAGCCCCTGCTCCTCAGAGGTGGGGGCTCAGGGTGTGGGCTGGCCAGAACCAGACAGACACTACCACCCTGAGCTGATGTTGGGGGGGTACGATCCGGCCCCGCGCCTCCCGTCCCTGGATGACGATGATGAGGATGTAGAGGAAGAGGCAGTGTTGCTATGG GAGGCGCTATGTGATGAGGAGGGGGGAGGCCTGGACCAGAAGGATCCCAACAGGCCCCGGTTCACACTGCAGGAGCTGAGAGACGTTCTGCACGAGAGAAACGAGCTCAAGGCCAAAGTGTTCATGCTGCAGGAGGAGATCGCCTACTACAAAAG tgaagAGGCGGAGGACGAGACCGGCCCCCCTACTCCTTCCCCTTCTCCCGAACAACTGAGGGCGCGGCCCCGACCCAACGCACAGCCCGAGTCAGGAATCAAACGCCT gtTTAGCTTCTTCTCTCGCGACAAGAGGCGGAACTCCCAGCGGAATGCACAGTTTGAAGACAGCTTCAGCTCGTGGGCGGGAAAGGATGAGGTGTACACCGAACAGGCCCAGGAGGCTTTGCAGCACATATAG
- the LOC109868031 gene encoding RILP-like protein 1 isoform X4 encodes MEEFGSALEKNVADLTVMDVYDIAAVVGQEFERIIDQYGCEALSRLMPKVVRVLEILEVMVSRNSISPETEELRLELDKLRLDRMDRLEKEKKHKKELELVEDVWRGEAQDLLSQIAQLQEENKTLLTNMSIKDPMSEEDLQRHEGMSERERQVMKKLKEVVDKQRDEIRAKDRELTLKNEDVEALQQQQSRLMKINHDLRHKISVVEAQGKALIEQKVELEAGAQARVQEMGALRQEVTRLRERLQGDTPQGLEEPPLQPPSPAQEAMCDEDTPALFQHFTKEALCDEEGGGLDQKDPNRPRFTLQELRDVLHERNELKAKVFMLQEEIAYYKSEEAEDETGPPTPSPSPEQLRARPRPNAQPESGIKRLFSFFSRDKRRNSQRNAQFEDSFSSWAGKDEVYTEQAQEALQHI; translated from the exons aTGGAAGAGTTTGGGTCAGCGTTGGAGAAGAATGTGGCCGATTTAACGGTTATGGACGTGTATGACATAGCCGCGGTGGTGGGCCAGGAGTTTGAGCGGATCATTGATCAGTATGGATGCGAGGCTCTGTCCAGGCTCATGCCAAAAGTGGTGCGGGTGCTGGAGATCCTGGAGGTGATGGTCAGTAGGAACAGCATCAGCCCGGAGACAGAGGAGTTGAGGCTGGAACTGGACAAACTACGGCTGGACCGGATGGACCGgctggagaaagagaagaaacatAAGAAG gaGCTGGAGCTGGTAGAGGATGTATGGAGAGGGGAGGCCCAGGACCTGTTGTCTCAGATCGCTCAGCTTCAGGAAGAGAACAAAACACTCCTTACGAACATGTCCATCAAAGACCCTATGAGTGAAGAGGACCTGCAGAGGCACGAAG GTATGTCGGAGCGGGAGCGCCAGGTGATGAAGAAGCTGAAGGAGGTGGTGGACAAGCAGAGAGACGAGATCCGAGCCAAAGACCGTGAGCTAACGCTCAAGAACGAGGATGTTGAGGCA CTCCAGCAGCAGCAGTCTCGTCTGATGAAGATCAACCATGACCTGCGCCACAAGATCTCCGTGGTGGAAGCTCAGGGGAAAGCCCTCATCGAGCAGAAG GTGGAACTGGAGGCGGGAGCTCAGGCACGGGTACAGGAAATGGGAGCACTTCGGCAGGAAGTGACACGTTTAAGGGAGCGCCTGCAAGGAGACACGCCTCAGGGTTTAGAGGAGCCTCCTCTCCAGCCCCCTTCCCCCGCACAG GAGGCGATGTGTGATGAGGACACACCTGCTCTGTTCCAACACTTTACCAAG GAGGCGCTATGTGATGAGGAGGGGGGAGGCCTGGACCAGAAGGATCCCAACAGGCCCCGGTTCACACTGCAGGAGCTGAGAGACGTTCTGCACGAGAGAAACGAGCTCAAGGCCAAAGTGTTCATGCTGCAGGAGGAGATCGCCTACTACAAAAG tgaagAGGCGGAGGACGAGACCGGCCCCCCTACTCCTTCCCCTTCTCCCGAACAACTGAGGGCGCGGCCCCGACCCAACGCACAGCCCGAGTCAGGAATCAAACGCCT gtTTAGCTTCTTCTCTCGCGACAAGAGGCGGAACTCCCAGCGGAATGCACAGTTTGAAGACAGCTTCAGCTCGTGGGCGGGAAAGGATGAGGTGTACACCGAACAGGCCCAGGAGGCTTTGCAGCACATATAG
- the LOC109868031 gene encoding RILP-like protein 1 isoform X2, producing the protein MEEFGSALEKNVADLTVMDVYDIAAVVGQEFERIIDQYGCEALSRLMPKVVRVLEILEVMVSRNSISPETEELRLELDKLRLDRMDRLEKEKKHKKELELVEDVWRGEAQDLLSQIAQLQEENKTLLTNMSIKDPMSEEDLQRHEGMSERERQVMKKLKEVVDKQRDEIRAKDRELTLKNEDVEALQQQQSRLMKINHDLRHKISVVEAQGKALIEQKVELEAGAQARVQEMGALRQEVTRLRERLQGDTPQGLEEPPLQPPSPAQPGSPCSSEVGAQGVGWPEPDRHYHPELMLGGYDPAPRLPSLDDDDEDVEEEAVLLWEAMCDEDTPALFQHFTKEALCDEEGGGLDQKDPNRPRFTLQELRDVLHERNELKAKVFMLQEEIAYYKSEEAEDETGPPTPSPSPEQLRARPRPNAQPESGIKRLIFTAIMPMVAAGLISDDPTLQPIRHLISLV; encoded by the exons aTGGAAGAGTTTGGGTCAGCGTTGGAGAAGAATGTGGCCGATTTAACGGTTATGGACGTGTATGACATAGCCGCGGTGGTGGGCCAGGAGTTTGAGCGGATCATTGATCAGTATGGATGCGAGGCTCTGTCCAGGCTCATGCCAAAAGTGGTGCGGGTGCTGGAGATCCTGGAGGTGATGGTCAGTAGGAACAGCATCAGCCCGGAGACAGAGGAGTTGAGGCTGGAACTGGACAAACTACGGCTGGACCGGATGGACCGgctggagaaagagaagaaacatAAGAAG gaGCTGGAGCTGGTAGAGGATGTATGGAGAGGGGAGGCCCAGGACCTGTTGTCTCAGATCGCTCAGCTTCAGGAAGAGAACAAAACACTCCTTACGAACATGTCCATCAAAGACCCTATGAGTGAAGAGGACCTGCAGAGGCACGAAG GTATGTCGGAGCGGGAGCGCCAGGTGATGAAGAAGCTGAAGGAGGTGGTGGACAAGCAGAGAGACGAGATCCGAGCCAAAGACCGTGAGCTAACGCTCAAGAACGAGGATGTTGAGGCA CTCCAGCAGCAGCAGTCTCGTCTGATGAAGATCAACCATGACCTGCGCCACAAGATCTCCGTGGTGGAAGCTCAGGGGAAAGCCCTCATCGAGCAGAAG GTGGAACTGGAGGCGGGAGCTCAGGCACGGGTACAGGAAATGGGAGCACTTCGGCAGGAAGTGACACGTTTAAGGGAGCGCCTGCAAGGAGACACGCCTCAGGGTTTAGAGGAGCCTCCTCTCCAGCCCCCTTCCCCCGCACAG CCTGGTAGCCCCTGCTCCTCAGAGGTGGGGGCTCAGGGTGTGGGCTGGCCAGAACCAGACAGACACTACCACCCTGAGCTGATGTTGGGGGGGTACGATCCGGCCCCGCGCCTCCCGTCCCTGGATGACGATGATGAGGATGTAGAGGAAGAGGCAGTGTTGCTATGG GAGGCGATGTGTGATGAGGACACACCTGCTCTGTTCCAACACTTTACCAAG GAGGCGCTATGTGATGAGGAGGGGGGAGGCCTGGACCAGAAGGATCCCAACAGGCCCCGGTTCACACTGCAGGAGCTGAGAGACGTTCTGCACGAGAGAAACGAGCTCAAGGCCAAAGTGTTCATGCTGCAGGAGGAGATCGCCTACTACAAAAG tgaagAGGCGGAGGACGAGACCGGCCCCCCTACTCCTTCCCCTTCTCCCGAACAACTGAGGGCGCGGCCCCGACCCAACGCACAGCCCGAGTCAGGAATCAAACGCCT GATCTTCACAGCCATAATGCCGATGGTGGCAGCTGGGTTGATTTCAGATGACCCCACTTTACAGCCAATCAGACATCTCATATCCCTT gtTTAG